One window from the genome of Bacteroidota bacterium encodes:
- a CDS encoding tyrosine-type recombinase/integrase produces the protein MPRKPQERYFQGVLLPDNLYPDDSGRPGYWRYRRPDRTFKRFIEPDTHEACAIAEENNAARSGTDRSTTLYAVNQYINYAEKLRPGLLKKESWYNRKNAMRGFAKEYPTRTAIMEETVWRWWDTLTHSQQGLRRSEFRRMWAYWLRKNYSPTQKNPFDKDMLQGKERPTVERERLSVEDYWRIYHHAPSMGYNGLQVAMGIALTTMLRRSDIVALQAVNVQSNRLELTVHKSLEQRGQIRAARLHWTFDKHPELADLVQRGLAYGARSNCPYVVSHKPLRHNTSKAKTHSWQILPNALSKQFAKVRDDLKIGGEHPPTFHEVRSTGSYLLAEQGEEITDIMESMAHSEVEMTKLYHDGHPLPSEPVLLRVKDFGGEF, from the coding sequence ATGCCCAGGAAACCACAAGAGCGCTATTTTCAAGGCGTGCTGCTGCCAGACAATCTATATCCGGATGATTCGGGCCGCCCGGGTTACTGGCGGTATCGTCGGCCAGATCGCACGTTTAAGCGATTCATAGAGCCCGACACACACGAAGCCTGCGCCATTGCTGAGGAAAACAACGCAGCGCGCAGCGGTACCGATCGATCAACCACCCTTTACGCGGTCAACCAGTACATAAACTACGCTGAAAAGCTGCGCCCGGGATTGTTAAAAAAGGAAAGCTGGTACAACCGCAAGAATGCCATGCGGGGGTTTGCCAAAGAGTACCCGACGCGAACGGCCATCATGGAGGAAACCGTTTGGCGATGGTGGGATACGCTTACCCACTCACAACAGGGTTTGCGCCGATCCGAGTTTAGGCGGATGTGGGCCTACTGGCTGCGCAAAAACTATTCCCCCACGCAAAAGAACCCATTTGATAAAGACATGCTGCAGGGCAAAGAACGCCCCACCGTGGAGCGTGAGCGGCTTTCTGTAGAGGATTACTGGCGGATCTATCACCATGCACCAAGCATGGGGTACAACGGCTTGCAGGTGGCCATGGGGATTGCGCTTACCACGATGTTGCGCCGTTCTGACATTGTTGCCCTTCAGGCGGTCAACGTGCAGAGCAACCGATTGGAATTGACCGTACACAAAAGCCTCGAGCAGCGCGGCCAGATCCGCGCAGCACGATTGCATTGGACCTTCGACAAGCATCCGGAACTGGCCGACCTGGTGCAGCGTGGGCTGGCGTATGGCGCTAGATCAAATTGCCCCTATGTGGTCAGCCACAAGCCACTGCGGCACAACACGTCGAAAGCAAAAACGCACAGTTGGCAGATACTGCCCAATGCCCTTAGCAAACAGTTCGCTAAGGTGCGGGATGATTTGAAAATAGGCGGGGAGCACCCGCCTACGTTCCATGAGGTACGCTCAACAGGCAGTTACCTGCTGGCAGAGCAAGGCGAGGAAATCACAGACATTATGGAATCCATGGCACATAGCGAAGTGGAAATGACAAAGCTCTATCACGATGGGCACCCGCTACCAAGCGAGCCTGTTTTGTTGA